In the Phytoactinopolyspora mesophila genome, CATGCTGGTCGCACACATCGTGGCCGCCGCCTGCATGGCGGTCCTGCTCTGTGGCGCCGAGGCTGTGGTGTGGGCATTCGCGGCGTTGTCCACGACCATCCTGTTCAGCCGAGCCCGTCAGCTCCTGCGTTCGCAGCCGATCTCCGCGGCGAAACGCTGCGTACCGAACACGCTGTGCGATGCGCCTTCTCTGAGCACCATGTTCGTGGCAACCTCGGCACCGCGGCGTGGGCCGCCGTCGGCAGCTGTTCTCTGACGACACCCGCACGGCCCCGTGAACAGCTCAACACGACAGGTAGACAGATGATCACTTCTTGCCGCACACGTGCACGCCCACACAGCGCCCGAACCACACGTGCCCGGATCGGAGCCGCCGTCGCCGGCGCGCTGGCCGGATCGGTTCTGATCGCCGCTCCACAGGCATCGGCACACAACGCGCTCATCGACACGAGCCCGGACGACGGATCGACAGTGAGCACTCAGCCCGGAACGGTCGAGCTGGTCTACGACCAGTTCGTCCAAGACCAATTCACTCAGGTGGCCGTCCTCGACGCGGACGAGAATCCGTACCACGCCGGTGAGCCGGAGGTGGACCACAACACCGTCACCCAGGCCGTCGAGGACCTGCCGGACGGCGAGTACACGGTCTCCTACCGGGTCATCTCGGCCGACGGGCATCCGGTCAGCGGAACCTTCACCTTCACCATGGCGGC is a window encoding:
- a CDS encoding copper resistance CopC family protein, whose product is MITSCRTRARPHSARTTRARIGAAVAGALAGSVLIAAPQASAHNALIDTSPDDGSTVSTQPGTVELVYDQFVQDQFTQVAVLDADENPYHAGEPEVDHNTVTQAVEDLPDGEYTVSYRVISADGHPVSGTFTFTMAAGDSDEAVAPANNDDDTAVDEEAGADEAEPETTGGISPLVSVVVIVAVVTAVAAYFIRHRRGRRETADPARNGGAPDSQRD